In Acetonema longum DSM 6540, the genomic stretch ATTGCTCAATTTTACGTTCCGGGTGGTTGGGTCCAGGGTGGCGAACAACTTATCCTCAGCCAGCACACCGGCCTCACTTAAGCTATTTAACAAAGTGGATTTACCGGCATTAGTGTAACCGATCAGCACCACGCTGGGTATGCTGGATTTTTTCCGGCGTATGCGTTGTAAAGCGCGATTGGCTTTAACAGTTTCAATTTCTTTTTCTACATCGTGGATTCGTGACCGGATCCTGCGCTTGTCCATTTCCAGCTTAGTTTCTCCCGGCCCACGGGTACCGATGCCGCCGCCCAGCCGGGACAAAACCAATCCCTGTCCGGATAGCCGCGGCAGATTGTAGCGAAGCTGGGCCAGTTCTACCTGCAGCTTGCCTTCGTAGGAACGGGCCCGCTGGGCGAATATATCAAGAATCAGCGCTGTCCGGTCTATTACTTTAATTTTCAGATACTGCTCCAAATTTCTCTGCTGGGCGGGCGTCAGCTCATCATCCAATACTAAAACATCCGCTTCCGTTTCTTGAATCAGGTGCTGGATCTCATCCACTTTGCCCTTGCCAAGGAAAAAAGCGGCGTCAGGTTTTTCCCTGACTTGGCTTACCTGTCCGACCACACAACCGCCGGCAGTCTCTGCCAATTGGACCAGTTCCGCCAATGAATCGGCGATGTCCCATTCGCTGCCTTTAGTTTCCAGTCCGGCTAATAGGACCCGTTCCTTCCGCTGGGCAACATCATGCATCTGGGTTACGGAAAATTGCCGTTCTAAAAAGGCAATGAAGTCCGTTACATTTAAGTCCGCAAATTCGTTAAAGCCCATCAGTTCGATACTTTGCACCACTGTGTCTCCCGGCGAAGAGGCTAAGTTACTGATAAAGCCCATACTGACGCTGGAGATCCCGCCATCCGCTTCCACGCCTAAAGCTGCTATCAGATCGAACCGAAGTTGTTTCAGGCTGCTGATATCCAACCGGCTTAACCGGCTGTCGCCGCCGGGATGAGTATGAATACACCGGAAGCCATTCAGTTTGGTATTGCTGCGGCGCAAATCAATTTCCGGCAGGGTGGCGGATTGAATATCGCCGATAGCGATGTGGGTCACTTTCCCCCTTCGGTTAATATACAGAACAACTTCCCGCCGTATCTGCGCGGAAAGCTGGGCCGCTTTTGCTGCGACTTCCTGAGATACAGGCTGGTTTGCAGGAACTTGCATATCATAGATCCTTTGCAATTCCTGAATTACATTTTGCCGGATACCGTCTAATTCACCGGATATGATTTTGTTTTGTGACATGGTTTCACGCTCCGCTGCTGCAATGAATCGCCTTTAAAGTTTATAGCCGTGAACAAATTATATCCCAAATTTGACATTATGAACAGTCACACGTATTAAATATTATGTCCCACACAAGCCTTCACCTCTCGAAATCCTGTCCCATGCAATGCGGAAACGGGAATGATCGCAGCCTGAGGATAGCGGGACTGGACCTGTTTGAGGCATTGACTGTCGTCTACTATATCGATTTTATTGACTAGAATACTATAAGCACTGCGAACTATGCCGTAATAATATATTTCAGAGTCTATATTCGTGTTCTTGTTTGACTTACCGTCAGCATGGCAGGCAGCAGGTTGCGATGCGTCAATCATATGAAAAATATAGTCGGCCTGACGCATTAGATTCAAAGTTTGCGCCATGCCGCGTCGAATGGTTTTGTCCGGATGGATTTCTTCCGCTATGCCGCAGGTGTCATTTAGCAAGAAATCAATATTGGTTCTGCCTATGGGCATATTCAGAGTGACAGATTGGAGATGTTTGGTTTTATGTAAATCCGGTCCACACAATTCTCGTTTTGCTTCCTCGGGTGTAAAGCGGCGGGAAGTGACGATACCGTTATGGGCTCTAAAAACAATCCTGATATTATGAACCCCCAAATATTCGGCGAAATGAATGGCAAACAATGTCTTACCCGAGTTGGGGCGGCCAATCAAAATGATTTGCTTCATGATTTCCCCTCCGACAGATCTTCAGGTTCTATTAACATGAGTTCTTCTCGGGTAATGCTTTTTTGGGCTATCAGACGCACCGCCTGTCTTCTGATAGCTTTTTCAATGGTATTGCGAATAGTCCGGGCATTGCCACGGGTGTCGCCGTGCCCGTTTTCCGCTGCCGAAACAATGCTCGCCAAGAGTAGTCTGGCCTGAGCAGCCAGCCTGTACTGACGGGCTTGGCACATCTGTTCCGCAATTTGTATCAGCTCTTGCTGGCTATAGTCGGGAAATTCTATATGAATAGGGAATCTGGAGCGCAGGCCCGGATTCGTTTGCAGGAAATTCTCCATTTCTTTTTGATAACCAGCCAGGATCAGAATCAAGTCATTGCGTCGTTCCTCAATGCCCTTAACCAAACAGTCGATAGCTTCCTTGCCGAAATCTTTTTCTCCGCCTCGGGCCAAAGAATAGGCTTCGTCAATGAAAAGAATACCGCCGCAGGCTTTTTTTTATCTGTTCCCTGGTTTTCTGCGCCGTATGGCCAATGTATTCGCCGACAAGATCTGCCCTTTCGATTTCAATCAGGTGCCCTTTCGGCAGTACGCCGATTTCCCGGAATATTTTGCCGATAATCCGGGCCACCGTTGTCTTTCCGGTTCCCGGATTGCCCTTGAAAATCATATGCAGCACTAAGGGCTCAGCAACAAGATTCTCCTTTTGCCGGCGCTTTTGGATTTCAACAAAGGCATAAATCTCCCGTACCAGCTTTTTTACTTCTTTCAAGCCGATTAAGGCGTCCAGTTCGGCCAACATCCGTTCATTCCGGTGCTGTGGAGTATCTGCTGTGCGGCTGTCCTGGCGGGGACTTGATTTACGCCTGCCCTCCAGGTCTCTAAGAGTCTTGCAGGCTTGAGCGGCTGATATTTCACCATTCTTCATGGCGCTAAAAACATCTTGAGGATACAGATACATCACCTGTTGTCACATCCCCCCGGATATCGGTGATACTATTATACGTATCAAAATCATTTTGGTGACAAAAGGACCCTGGGCCAAAGCAACCCGGGGTCCTTAAGAATCTGTACTATACATTATGCGCCATGTTACTTATTCTCCGGTTTATCCTCCCGCTTCTCATATCCTCCTGCTAAAGGACGGAAAGGAGTAATGGTGGATATGGCATGTTTATACACCAATTGTTGTTTCCCCTCATTTTCAATGATAACGGTAAAATTATCAAAGCCTTTTACCGCGCCCCGTAATTGAAACCCATTGACTAAATAAATAACGACAGGGATATTTTCCTTTCGGACCTGATTTAAAAAACTATCCTGGAGATTAATTACTTTGGTTGTCATGAATAATACCTCCATGTTCACATACTAGAATTTTATTTTAACCGACCGGAAATTTTTCCAGAATACGTTTATGAATACGCGTCAACATCACAGCATAATCATGTTGATCCAAAGAGAACCATTCTATATACGGCATTTTTCGAAACCATGTCATTTGCCGCTTGGCAAAATGCCTGGTAGATTGCTTAATTTGCCCGATGGCGGTGGGCAAATCCGTCTGGCCTGCCAAATAGGCGACAATCTCCTTATAACCGATAGCCTGCAGCGACTGAGCCCCGGGCGGTACTCCCCGTGCCAGCAGATTGAATACCTCTTCTACTAATCCGTTTT encodes the following:
- a CDS encoding GTPase, which gives rise to MKQIILIGRPNSGKTLFAIHFAEYLGVHNIRIVFRAHNGIVTSRRFTPEEAKRELCGPDLHKTKHLQSVTLNMPIGRTNIDFLLNDTCGIAEEIHPDKTIRRGMAQTLNLMRQADYIFHMIDASQPAACHADGKSNKNTNIDSEIYYYGIVRSAYSILVNKIDIVDDSQCLKQVQSRYPQAAIIPVSALHGTGFREVKACVGHNI
- the hflX gene encoding GTPase HflX, yielding MSQNKIISGELDGIRQNVIQELQRIYDMQVPANQPVSQEVAAKAAQLSAQIRREVVLYINRRGKVTHIAIGDIQSATLPEIDLRRSNTKLNGFRCIHTHPGGDSRLSRLDISSLKQLRFDLIAALGVEADGGISSVSMGFISNLASSPGDTVVQSIELMGFNEFADLNVTDFIAFLERQFSVTQMHDVAQRKERVLLAGLETKGSEWDIADSLAELVQLAETAGGCVVGQVSQVREKPDAAFFLGKGKVDEIQHLIQETEADVLVLDDELTPAQQRNLEQYLKIKVIDRTALILDIFAQRARSYEGKLQVELAQLRYNLPRLSGQGLVLSRLGGGIGTRGPGETKLEMDKRRIRSRIHDVEKEIETVKANRALQRIRRKKSSIPSVVLIGYTNAGKSTLLNSLSEAGVLAEDKLFATLDPTTRNVKLSNGQEILLTDTVGFIQKLPHHLVAAFRATLEEVKQADLLLHVLDISHPRFRAQSDAVFHVLRELESDSKDIITVCNKVDRLESGDALREKLLKQEHAVAISALTGEGSDDLFAAIEQVLNQRTQIIEMLIPYEASGLVSNLYGFAVVQSVDYQESGIRVKVSVSSEYIKRYHQFIVGEEENNDSISGYDSPG
- the hfq gene encoding RNA chaperone Hfq — its product is MTTKVINLQDSFLNQVRKENIPVVIYLVNGFQLRGAVKGFDNFTVIIENEGKQQLVYKHAISTITPFRPLAGGYEKREDKPENK